One part of the Vicugna pacos chromosome 20, VicPac4, whole genome shotgun sequence genome encodes these proteins:
- the LOC102529352 gene encoding olfactory receptor 2W1, translating into MDLRNYTLLQGFILLGFSDHPKLEMVLSAVVTLFYLITLAGNTAIILASLLDPHLHTPMYFFLRNLSFLDLCFTTSIIPQMLVNLWGPDKTISYVGCVIQLYVYMWFGSTECLLLAVMSYDRFTAICKPLHYLVIMNPHLCFKMTTMVWSISLANSVVLCTLTLNLPRCGNKLLDHFLCELPAMVKIACIDTTAVEMSVFALGIVIVLTPLILILISYGYIAKAVLRMKSKAGQRKAVNTCGSHLTVVSIFYGTIIYMYLQPGNSASKDQGKFLTLFYTIITPSLNPLIYTLRNKDMKDALKKLMRVDHKSTKSKRN; encoded by the coding sequence ATGGACCTAAGAAATTATACTTTGCTACAGGGGTTTATTCTGCTTGGCTTCTCTGACCATCCCAAACTGGAGATGGTCCTGTCAGCAGTTGTCACTCTCTTCTACTTAATTACTTTGGCTGGTAACACAGCCATCATTCTCGCATCCCTCCTGGATCCCCATCTCCACACACCAATGTATTTTTTCCTCAGGAATTTATCCTTCCTGGATCTATGTTTCACAACCAGCATCATCCCCCAGATGCTGGTTAACTTGTGGGGACCTGATAAGACCATCAGCTATGTGGGCTGTGTCATTCAGCTCTATGTTTACATGTGGTTTGGCTCCACTGAGTGCCTTCTCCTAGCTGTTATGTCCTATGATCGTTTTACAGCTATTTGTAAGCCCTTGCATTATTTGGTAATCATGAACCCACATTTGTGCTTCAAGATGACTACCATGGTCTGGAGTATCAGTTTGGCCAATTCAGTTGTATTATGTACACTCACCCTGAATTTGCCTAGATGTGGAAACAAGCTTCTGGATCATTTCTTGTGTGAGTTGCCAGCTATGGTCAAGATAGCTTGCATAGACACCACAGCAGTTGAAATGTCTGTTTTTGCTTTAGGCATTGTCATTGTCCTTACACCCCTCATCCTTATTCTTATATCCTATGGTTACATTGCCAAAGCTGTGCTGAGAATGAAGTCAAAAGCAGGCCAACGAAAAGCAGTTAATACCTGTGGATCTCATCTCACTGTGGTGTCCATCTTCTATGGAACTATTATCTACATGTACCTACAACCAGGTAACAGTGCCTCCAAAGACCAGGGCAAGTTCCTCACCCTCTTTTACACCATCATCACTCCAAGTCTCAATCCTCTTATTTACACCTTAAGGAATAAAGACATGAAAGATGCACTGAAGAAGCTGATGAGAGTTGACCACAAATCTACAAAATCGAAGAGGAACTAG